A stretch of DNA from Eschrichtius robustus isolate mEscRob2 chromosome 12, mEscRob2.pri, whole genome shotgun sequence:
AACCCCACAGTTAACATcagactcaatggtgaaagactggaccttttccctctaagatcaggcacAAGATAAGGATGTTTACTCTtaacacttctattcaacattatattggaatttctagccagggcaattaggcaagaaaaagaaataaaagttattcagattggaaaagaaaaactatttttacttgcaaatgatatgatcctgtataaaactcttagaagaaagcataatCATAAattttcatgacattggattaggcaatggattcttaaataggacaccaaaagcataagaaacaaaagaaaaaatggatacatttgacttcatcaaactttaaaaaatttgtgcTTCAAataacaccatcaagaaagtgaaaagacagtatttagaatatatatagtatatccagaatatataaagaaacaaaaaatacaaaaaaaaccacaaagatatataaagaacacaaactcaacaataaaaaaaacaaataacccaattaaaaaatgggcaaagcatttgaatagatatttctccaaagaagaaatgcaaatggccaacaggcacatgaaaagatgttcaacatcattagtcattaaggaaatgcaagtcaaaaccacaatgagatactaattCGAAACCACTAGGATGGTTAAAACAAGAaatacagacaataacaagtgttggtgatatggagaaactggaaccctcttaaattgctggtgggaatggaaaatgatacagccactttgaaaaaaagTTTGGCAGTTGTTCAAAATGTTAAATACAGAGTTACtatgtgacccagaaattccactcctgggtatataatcAAGAGAATTgataacatatgtccacacaaaatcttGTACAGTAATATGAAACTTGTTtatagcagcgttattcataatagccccaaaatggaaacaatccaaatgtccatcaactgatgaaaggatATACAAAACGTGGTACCTCTCTAcggtatattattcagccataaaaaaggaatgaacaaccaatacatgctacaacatggatgaactttgaaaacattatgccaagtgaaagaagctagatacaaaagaccacatatcgtataattccacttatatgaaatgtccagaatagacgaATCCATTGACAGGaagcagactggtggttgccaggggttagtgggagggaagaatggggagtgactgctaacaggtacaaggtttcttttttggggtgataaaaatgttctgaactTAGATTAGGTAAaaaccacagaactgtacactttaaatgggtgatttttatatgtaaattttatttcaatttttttaaaaaagtaaggcaTATTGAAGATAGAAAAAGGGGATCCAACATACACAGAATAGAATTTcatgaagaagaaaatcaaaacagaattgggagactggattgacacatatacactaatatatataaaatagacaactaatgagaacctgctatatagcacagggaactctacttcactttgctgtacagtagaaactaacacaacattgtaaaacaactatactcccccctcaaaaaaagaaaacgaaaaccaaaacaaaggaaGCAGAACAAATCCTCAAAATTATAATTTATGAAAAACTTCCTGGAATAAAAAAGATACGAAACTGTATATTCAAAGAGCACACCacagaatataacaaaaaggaagcagactcacagatacagagaacaaactagtggttaccagtggggagagggaaggggggaggggcaatacagggataggggattaagaggaacaaactattaggtataaaataagctacaagactatattgtacaacatgggaatatagccaatattttataataactataaatggactataacctttaaaaaaataaagttttataagttaaaaaaatacaaagaacacaCCACAAGCCTGAATAAATCAACCTAAAAAAACAACATCAAGACATATAATAAAATtactgatctttaaaaaaaaaagaaatatccttTGGGCATACTGGGAAAAAAGAACACGACTTATAGGAGAAAGAAAATTGTTTTGTCATCAGACTTTTGACAGCAGTGCTTTATaccagaagaaaatggaataatctattaaagaaaatgtgagccaaggattttatatccagcaaaaccGACTTAAAGAACAGAGATAAATTATCGACATTCAAGAACTCagagagggactttcctggtggtgcagtggttaagaatccacgtgccagtgcaggggacacgggtttgagccctggtccaggaagaacccacatgccacggaacaactgagcccgtgaaccacaactactgaagcccgcgcgcctagagcccgtgctccgcaacaagagaagccaccgcaatgagaagcccgcgcatggcaacgaagagtagcccccgcttgccgcagcaacaaagacccaacacagccaaaaataaataaataaatttattaaaaaaaaaaaaaaaaagaactcagagaCTATTCTTCCTATGAGCCCTTCCTAAGGAATCTTCTAGGAATGAACTTCATAATTACTAGAGAGTGAGGAAAGGACTAATAGTGAGCATGAAAAGATATTTGTGTGTAAAACTAAGCCTCAGCGAGGGCTAGAGGGGAGAGGTTATTGTTTACAATGGCAGATGCTCTGACAATGAAGAAATAGGACAACCACTTAAATACATGAGAGGAAGACGGGGAGAGTAtgtgcaaaaattttaaaaaacctctaaTCGTAATTAGAGGTGGTGGTATTACTATTGCTACTCTGAGATTGTGTAAAGTGGGATAAAGCATCCCCTGTATCCTTGAGACCAAGGTTTTCAGTGTGGAGGAAAAGAGATACAAATGTAATATAGAAGAGATAAAGTAAAAACACTAGACCTGAACTTGAATTGGAAACAGCATTTAATCtttatgtgtatgcatgtatgcgTGTACCTTTTTTACCCTGCTCTGTTCACTGAAAAGATCAAGAaacgatttaaaaaaaagaatgctagtgtattaaaaatgtttattaaggcatggttcctctgtttcttttcatAGGACTAAAAATACCTCTTGGTATTGGTGTCATGAAGATGAATATATTCTCAGTTGAAAGTAACTTGGGTCACACAAACAATCGAACAGTAGCGGTGGTTTATATTAATAATGAACAATCTCAGATCCTTGTCACCTGAGCTGGGCGTCTAGCTATAACCTGTCTGCCTTCACTGTAACAAGAGAAGGTTGGCTGAAATGATTTCTAAGGTCTTTTATATTGCTGTGAGTCTGATCATCATTCCATATTATTACACTGAATATGTGCTTTTCTGCACTTCAGCATACTGTAGCTTATTTAAATGCACATTAGGAAACACTTTTCTGAAGCGCCTTTACCTGCCATGATACCTTCTCTGTGGGTCTTCCCTCTACGATCGCTTTTCTCTGGAACCACAGGCATCAGGAGGCAATTGGCTAAGTAAAGTGTGCTGCCACCAAACTTTGGATTCCTCTGCAGGCATCTGCAAGGCTGAGCTGGACCTATACAACTGATAGTGTGAAAAAGTTTCCAAGATGAGAGAAAAACCACAAATTTCAAAACAGTATACAGTAAAACAACATTGGGGTTTGAAGAAAGTATGTGGAAATATTCACTTATTTTACCTTGCAGTTTTCTCCCGGGAGTACAATATGGTGGGTGGAAAAATGCTATGAGAAATGGGGGGCATTACCTTTCTTTCCACATATCCTCATGCAGctgcttaaaattattttaaaactgaagaATCATGAAGTGCATATAGTAAAATGTGCAGCTTGAtgtattttcacaaactgaatatTCTCATATAATCAACACCTAGATAATGAATCAGCACAACCCCAGACCCCCCCTCATGCCCTCTTCCAGTCAGCACCCACCACCTTGGGTAACCACTATCCCTATCCCTGTGCTGTTAATTTTTTATGAGCAAGAGTCCTTCTacaatataaaatatcaaaagaaaaatagccTCAAAGTaaggattccatttatttatccaaAACCCAACCGATATAACCTATTCTAGAAGACCAAAAGTAAACGTGGGTCGCTAACTCCAAGAAGCTCACAGACAAATTAAATAACAGCGCTGGTGGAAACAAATACAGCGTTGCCAGCGCAAGGGAACGCTGGGGGAAGCTGAGGAAGGTTTCACAGAAAGGTAGGGCTTTGGAGGAAAATGTACAAAGGTTACAAAGAAACGTTGTGAGCGCAAATGAAGCTGGCTCTTTAAGACACCTGTTTATGGGGAGGCCTGGTTACAGGTTAACCCTAGCTGTTTTGGCTTCCGAagccaccagtcagaatgacatCACTGTTACCAGGTTACTCGGATGGAGGGCATTTGCTGGCCATgtaatgaggaaaaggaagtccCGGGAAACGCGCCCCTCCTTGCCCAGGAGGGGAAAGCCATGCAGCGCCCAGAGGCCGGGAAGCCTATCATCAAATTCAACCACTGCCAGAAGTACATCTACAGCTTCAGCGTGCCGCCATGCTGCCCCCTCTGCCGGCAGGACGTGGGCTCCAGGAAGCTGGAGGAAGCGCCTGTCAGCATCCCTAATCCGTTTACCGATGGGCATCAAGAAGAGTGTTCATTCCTCCTCAGACCAACTCAAGGGACGTTTCTTAGGTACAGTGTTTTATGTGTTGCATTGGATTGTGCAAAGTTTTCCTTCGTTGTTTTAGTCacttaaactttctttttctaaCGTGCTATATACAGTGTGAGATTTGGTGGATAATCTTTTCAGCGTTCTGGTGTTAAATCCTAAAATGTAGGCCTTTTTGTTTCATAAGAATAGAAGGCTGCATACTTTCCTGGAATGATAAGTGCAAGAATATACGAAGGTCAAACCTGCTTATACAATTTTAAGAGAGAGGAATCGACAGCCTGGAGATTTTTTTTACCCATAGATTTTGTGCTAAGAGGCTAACTGGGAAAATGACCCAGCAGCTAATCTCATCAAAATAATACCTTTACTTCGAGTTAGTCTGTAACATTTGTGACAAGCAGGTACCCTGCACAGAGCCTGAAGAATGGCCACGTACAGACTATTTTGCATGGAGGTGCATGAAATTGAGACTAGAGCTGGTCTGTTTCAATGGTAGATGTCACCTGactttaagaaatatttcagaaatcaaaagaaaggatgGTGCCTTCCTAGAGTCCTGAGTTTACAGGTGGAATTGGAACTGGCCCTGCACAAGCCAGGTTTCAAGAGAACAGTGATGAGTAATGGTGCGAGCTTTGGGAAGTGTGTCGTGCACTCCATCATGGTCTGATGCCCAGACCTTCCTGCCTCCTTGAAACATACCCTCCTGAGTCCCTCATGCCCTCTAGTGCTGGTTTGGGATGAGAAAATTGGAGTTGACTACTTCCCTGCTCACTAACTTCCTTAATCAATTTCCTTCCAGTCCCTATGGGGATGAAACGAACCGACGTGCGTACAAGGCATCGGTCAAACACTAGGGGCAGAACAGTCTGCACTCCTGACCCTTCCTCGTGGAGGCAGCGGGATGCAGAAGGGACCGTGCAGCTTGTACGCCAAGAAGCTGCCCATTCCTACCCTGATTCAGACCAGCTCCAGGACCCTCTCCGAGTCTCtggttcctcacctgtaaaacgagGACCCGCTGACCTTGCAGAGTTGTGAGGGTCAGCGAAAAGGCCTATAAAGCTGGCCCGGGTGCCAGGCAGGACGATGAACCAACACGCTCCTTCCTTTCCCGATATTTTCATACTCAGCTCAGAACGTGACTGGCAGAACCTTCATTTCTACCTTAACCAGAATCATGAAGCCCAAACTGTTTTATAAGGCCCCTCATGCACGCTACCTTGGAGTTAGTAACTGGCTGGATTCCGAAAGCTTTTGAACAGAGGTGAAAATTCAGAATTCATTTCCTGTAACGCTGGTTCATTCAACAGGTCCTCACTGAGCAGCTCTGTGTGGGAAATGCTAGGGATGTCATAGTGAACAAGCTGCAGCCCTGCTCTCCAGAAATGCCACAACACGCGATAGGCTTTCAGGCTAGCCCCTGAAAAGCATTCATCTCTTCTGTGATGTGGTGGTGACACGAGCAGGCCTGGCCTCCCTCGGCAGCAGCAGAAAGGAGGTGGTGGTGCTGAAATGCATCGTGTGCTCAGGCATCTTCCTATTCCCCTCAGGAACTCAGGCCACAATCCACAGAATCCAAGCAGCCCCCTGCCTGCCAGTCCCTCGAAGGCCAAGTTCCagactatttttttccctctcatcctGTTTCTAAACCCTCAGGACCAACTCCCACAACTCATCTTGAGACAATTTCATCTACTTCATAAGAGAACCAGCAGTGACTCAAAGGAATCACGGAGGCTCTGATCTAACTAGATGAGGATCCCTCAGGGCTGCCACATAGGGTTGTGCAGCTTGTGGACTGCACAAAGGCACCTGGCCAAGGCAGTGGCGGGTACTGAAATTCAGCCTGCATTCCACTCACCCTGGGCAGCACCTGGGCAGAGCTGCATCTGCAGGAAGAAGGGGCACCTTTTCTTAATCTGTACAAAACTATCATATGGGATAGGggtggccctggccctgccccatCACATGCTTCTGTAACACTTCTCAATCTATTAAAAACTTGTTAAACTAAAAAAGTCTTCTCTGGAAGCAAGCAAACCCTGTGAGGCAGGGACCTCATTTCCCGTTGTGTCACTAGCCCTTCACTTCAAATGACAGGCCCGTAGTTGACATGTTACATGATTGAGAAATAactgaaggagagggaggagaccaGGAGTGAGAGGGAACGCCTGGGAtttaggcaggaaacagagaGGCTGTACGTGCAGGGAGTGATCTTGGGATGGCACACATCCAGGTCCAGCACCGTGATCGGCCACCCAAGACTTACTGTTTTTCCCAGCTTCATTCTTAACCTCTGAACCCACAGGGTCTCAGAAAACTCACAGTGGCTGCAACAAGACGGCCTGGGGGGATTGCTCTGAAGAGGTGGGGCAGCCATTTGTGTCCTTGGCCATTGTAAACCCCGGGACTGCTTGCTTCAACGAGGAACCAAACACTCAGAACTGTGGTCCGACAAAGGagctttgtcatttaaaaattacctGACTTATTTGACACCTCTACACGGTAGCACTCAATAGGCAATTTATTCTTACAACCAGCTTGCTAGGAGGCTTATGCTATTTCCATCTTACAGGTGAGAAAGTCTCGGGGCGAGTAAGTGATGGCCTGGGATCATATACAGAGGTTAAATTACCTAGAGTGTACATCTAATGCACAGTCTCGGGGGAAGAATAATTTCAGGAAAGAAGGGCTGTCCAGGAAAAGTGAGTGTGGCCACAGGCTTCAAGACCACATTAGTTTCAAAGGTAGAAGCCCACTGAGGTGCTTTCAGGACCCTCTCACCCACGCTGGCCTGAGGAACAGGCTGCCCTCTCACACTTGAGGAGGAAAGAATCAGGAGCTTCCTCAACAGCTGACGGCCGGGTGGGCCCCTCTGCCGCAGAGCCAGGCGTCATGCTGACTTTACGCACCAGTGGGGCTGGCCTTCCAGCACACTCACCTTTAGGACTGCGGGGGCCAAGAAAATCCAGAGGGGGTGCAGGGCACTGTTTTCTACCTCACATGTACTCTTGGCCTTTCCACTAACCTGGCCTCTGGCGCCGAGTTCTGGCACCGGCCAGGCTGGGAGGCCCACTGTTcccctcccactttttttttttttttttcaaatatttatttatctatctatctatctatctatttatttatttatgtatggctgtgttgggtctttgtttctgtgcgagggcttcctctagttgcggcaagcgggggccactcttcatcgcggtgcgcgggcctctcactgtcgcggcctctcttgttgcggagcgcaggctccagacgcgcaggctcagcaattgtggctcacggacccagtcgctccgcagcatgtgggatcttcccagaccagggctcgaacccgtgtcccctgcattggcaggcagattctcaaccactgcgccaccagggaagccccctcccctcccactttAAATACCAATTCTACACGCCTGCTGTGTGCAAATGAGAGGGCAAAAACGCTCTTGTTTCTTCTAGGGAGTATGACGGAAGGTCTGATCTTCACGTGGGGATAACCAACACAAAAGGTAAGTGCACTTTCATAGCTTAAAAAGTTCCTCCAATACCTGGTTAGAAGAGAGCAGCAACTCTAGAGAAAAAGTATTGTGGCAACATTACTAACAATACTGAGTATCTGAAAGCTCTTTAATGTTTTCTCAGCCAAGAGctgagaaaacattaaaaacatcGCAAACCTGTAtgttttttgttagtttttaagACAGGAAGAAACAGACGTCCAGAGAGGTTGAGCTGTCCAAGACCTCATCTTGTGTTAGAAGCAGACCCTCTGCTCCCAATGCTATACTCAGCCCACTGCCACTGGGTCCTCCTACTCCGGGGTCTCCAGGGGCCAGGCAGGAACACCAGGGATAAACTGGAGGGACAAAGCACCTGAACGTGCGGTAGGGCCTGCGaaagtttgctttaaaaaatcagaaaagcagCACATTTGAATAAAATGGTTCCTTTGGCCAGATTTAGCTTGGAGGGCACAGTGTGCAGGAAAAGGCCTGGGGAGTGCCGCCAGCAGGAAGGTGCAGGCCTGGGAATGGTGAGCGAGGCCAGCCACTTGCGGCTGCGATCAGGCCCCACAGGTGAAGTCTGATTACAGCCCTTGCTGCTCCCTTGAGGCAGGAGAACTGACACAGTGAACAGAAACCTAGGACTGGGTTTTGAACTCAGTGACTGGCAGAGCAGTCAACTCTGCACCAGTCTGCCAGGAGACATGTACTGCTGATTTAAGGAAATGAGACGGACGCCTCTGTAGATAGAGaacttcaaaaaaaatatttggagatgaTCACCCCAGCACCTATTACTGTCTCGTTTCTCTGGGACAACCTCGGGTGCTGAGAGCAAGGAGGCagaggctccctggaggagggggtTCGAGAGCTCTCGGATGGCAATCGGGAAGTGCCGTCTGGGCCCCTGTTGTGTGCAGTTACCAGGTGGCCGCTGTCACGTTCACCGGGGTGCGTTTCCCCTGACACCTCTGTGTGATTTTGGTGTTGGCGGCAGGAGTCGTGTATAATTACACGGTGCACGGTGTCCAGCGAGACGAAGCGGGCTGGGAGCAGAGTGTGAGCGTCCCGCTCCTGCAGCCTGGCACGTTCGGACTGATGGACCAGTGGGACCAGTACCTGGAAGACTTCTCCACCACGGGGGCCTGGCTGCCTCACAGGTAGGACAGCGCCCTCACTCACCACCAGGCGCGATCACAGCTCACAGAGGACGCTACGCTGCACTGACTTTCATGTTGAGCCTGTACTGAGATAGTAGCGTCTGTAACAGAATTAAGCAGGGCCTGAATTACTTGGGGTTTCTTCAGAGGTGAGCTAGCACACATTTCCCAAATAGAACCACAGCACTCTAAGAGCCGAAAGGACCAGAACTTAGTACTTTAGTTACTGTACTTATTTGACTCTTTTACACACTCGACATTTAATAATATGTACAGCAAAACCCACAGTATTATATTcccttaaaacaattttaaatgagGTTCAAAATGTAAACCTATCTAAAGCTCCCCCCTTTTTAAGTTTCAgcaattttgaaattaatttatcGATTCCTTGCCCCCTTATCACTGTAGAAGATATATAGCATACTTGTGGACTTAAATTGTTCTGATGCTTCCCTTGAAGTAAGTTTAGACACTGCAGGATATCATAAAACTCAGACAtggaattccacttctagaatCTAGAATTTCAGTGAAATTAAGTTCCCCAAATTGGGGCTTATATGCAACTTGAGTCACCACTCTGGACATCCCGGTGAGTCCTATCTGTACTTAAGCTGCGAGCAGAAATAGCCCCAGATGCCAAGTGTCCCTCAGAACTACACCTCTGGACACTTTGTCATCAAGGGGGCCAGCACACATGGGGGCCCAGCTTGCAGCGAGATTAAAATTATGAAAGGCCTTGGGCAGCTCAGGGCTAAGCCTTGTCTTCCCGACGTCCTTGCCCCGTAAGGTACGAAGAAGACCACCACAACTGCTACAGCTACGCCCTCAAGTTCATTAACTGCGTCCTGGCCACAGAGGGCGAGGAGCGGCTGGACCGGGAAGAGTTCACGGAGAAGTTCGTGATCCCGAGGACGAGGAAGGCTTCCAAGTACATCACGCTCTACCGCGTGATAGAAGAGCACGGCTTCTACGTCATCGACCCCCCTGGTCCCCAAACAGGCCCAGGTCCGGGAAGCGGCTCGTGCTGAGTGCGCGTCGCGCCTGAGAGCAGACAGGAAGGGATGTCTGGGGGTTCCTGCCTGGAACAGCTACTGGGCCTCTACGTGTCTTAAACTGTGGTTAATAAAAAAGAGTTATGGCTTCCCTTTACGCATATTTCAGCTTACTGCAGTGTA
This window harbors:
- the MKRN2OS gene encoding MKRN2 opposite strand protein — protein: MQRPEAGKPIIKFNHCQKYIYSFSVPPCCPLCRQDVGSRKLEEAPVSIPNPFTDGHQEECSFLLRPTQGTFLREYDGRSDLHVGITNTKGVVYNYTVHGVQRDEAGWEQSVSVPLLQPGTFGLMDQWDQYLEDFSTTGAWLPHRYEEDHHNCYSYALKFINCVLATEGEERLDREEFTEKFVIPRTRKASKYITLYRVIEEHGFYVIDPPGPQTGPGPGSGSC